The proteins below come from a single Planctomycetota bacterium genomic window:
- a CDS encoding sigma-70 family RNA polymerase sigma factor produces the protein MADPETDLMLRVKAGDAAALEELYRRYERPLFNYLFRLSGNRARAEDLLQETFLRVWRAARRYVPSAKVSTYLFHIAHNLFANDAAKRRESPLPDVNGAISEAPEPDLDRRDTHLALLQALKTLPEGERACLLLAEYQGLKYDEIAEILGIPEGTVKSRIFNALRRLRKALEPPAGAP, from the coding sequence GTGGCCGACCCGGAAACCGACCTCATGCTCCGCGTCAAGGCGGGCGACGCGGCCGCCCTGGAGGAACTGTATCGCCGCTACGAGCGGCCGCTTTTCAACTACCTCTTCCGGCTTTCCGGAAACCGCGCCCGCGCCGAGGATCTCCTCCAGGAAACCTTCCTGCGCGTCTGGCGCGCCGCCCGGCGCTATGTCCCTTCGGCCAAAGTCTCCACCTACCTCTTCCACATCGCTCACAATCTTTTCGCCAACGATGCGGCCAAGCGTCGTGAAAGCCCCCTCCCCGACGTGAACGGCGCCATCTCCGAAGCCCCCGAACCCGACCTCGACCGCCGCGACACGCACCTCGCCCTCCTCCAAGCGCTCAAGACCCTCCCGGAAGGCGAACGGGCCTGCCTGCTCCTGGCCGAATACCAAGGCCTCAAATACGACGAGATCGCCGAAATCCTCGGCATCCCCGAGGGAACCGTCAAATCCCGGATTTTCAACGCCTTGCGACGCCTGAGGAAAGCGCTGGAGCCCCCCGCGGGCGCTCCTTGA
- a CDS encoding MogA/MoaB family molybdenum cofactor biosynthesis protein, translating into MGARDHREQADQESARVAILTVSDTRTPETDTSGKEAFEIFRKFGHTVVEHAQVPNERKKISEAAEKALREADLVVTIGGTGASRKDVTVEALRPLVEKELPGFGELFRSMSAREIGTAAILSRALLGVTSAGRIVVALPGSTGAVRLGLEGILMNELKHLLWELRRYA; encoded by the coding sequence ATGGGCGCACGCGATCATCGGGAACAGGCCGACCAGGAGAGCGCTCGGGTGGCCATCCTCACGGTGAGCGACACCCGGACGCCGGAGACGGACACCTCGGGAAAGGAGGCCTTCGAGATCTTCCGCAAGTTCGGCCACACGGTCGTGGAGCACGCGCAGGTGCCCAACGAGCGCAAGAAGATTTCCGAGGCGGCCGAGAAAGCGCTGCGCGAGGCGGATCTCGTGGTCACGATCGGCGGGACGGGGGCCAGCCGCAAGGACGTGACGGTGGAAGCGCTGCGCCCGCTGGTCGAGAAGGAGCTTCCCGGGTTCGGGGAGCTGTTCCGGTCGATGTCGGCGCGGGAGATCGGGACGGCGGCCATTCTTTCCCGGGCGCTTCTCGGGGTTACGTCGGCCGGCCGCATCGTGGTGGCCCTTCCGGGCTCGACGGGCGCGGTTCGGCTGGGGCTGGAAGGGATCCTCATGAACGAACTCAAACATCTCCTCTGGGAGCTGCGGCGGTACGCATGA
- a CDS encoding riboflavin synthase has product MFTGIVERVGRVIRPGRRLVVQTGFPDLVPGESVAVNGVCLTVARLQDDQAGFDLVPETLARTNLGRLRRGSPVNLERALRLGERLGGHIVQGHVDGTGRVLDVRPLLKIGTPLASELVPKGSIAVDGVSLTVVDVEPDAFTVALIPTTRRRTTLGRLKKGDLVNLELDILAKLARRRSPSRITREWLKRAGF; this is encoded by the coding sequence ATGTTCACAGGAATCGTGGAGCGGGTCGGCCGGGTGATCCGCCCCGGCCGTCGACTGGTGGTCCAGACGGGTTTCCCCGACCTCGTCCCGGGCGAAAGCGTGGCCGTCAACGGCGTCTGCCTGACCGTCGCCCGGCTCCAGGACGATCAGGCGGGATTCGATCTGGTTCCCGAAACCCTCGCCCGTACCAACCTGGGGCGGCTCCGCCGCGGATCCCCCGTCAACCTCGAACGCGCCCTCCGGCTCGGCGAACGTCTCGGCGGCCACATCGTCCAGGGCCACGTGGACGGCACCGGACGCGTCCTGGACGTCCGTCCGCTTCTCAAGATCGGAACGCCGCTGGCTTCGGAACTCGTGCCCAAAGGATCGATCGCGGTGGACGGCGTGAGCCTCACCGTCGTGGACGTGGAGCCCGACGCCTTCACCGTCGCGCTCATCCCGACCACCCGCCGCCGGACCACGCTGGGACGGCTCAAGAAGGGCGACCTCGTCAACCTCGAGCTCGACATTCTCGCGAAGTTGGCTCGGCGCCGTTCCCCCTCCCGCATCACCCGGGAATGGCTCAAGCGCGCCGGCTTCTGA
- a CDS encoding Hsp20/alpha crystallin family protein has protein sequence MARTLLDRPAYTAHTPAWSPPVDVAETDDEILVRIEIPGVDPESLLVTVSRNGLVVAGEKREPDYGRPGAVVKLERRFGPFRRLIPLPPSADPDRVHTTCADGVLTVRFAKIPSSVRRRIPISV, from the coding sequence ATGGCGCGAACGCTTTTGGACCGTCCCGCTTACACCGCCCACACCCCGGCATGGTCTCCGCCCGTGGACGTCGCCGAAACGGACGACGAAATCCTCGTGCGGATCGAGATCCCCGGCGTGGACCCGGAGAGCCTTCTGGTCACCGTTTCCCGCAACGGACTCGTGGTGGCCGGAGAGAAAAGGGAACCCGACTACGGCCGTCCGGGCGCGGTCGTGAAGCTGGAGCGACGCTTCGGCCCCTTCCGCCGGCTCATCCCCCTGCCGCCGTCGGCCGATCCGGATCGCGTCCACACCACCTGCGCCGACGGAGTTCTGACCGTACGCTTCGCCAAGATCCCCTCCTCGGTCCGGCGGCGCATTCCGATATCCGTTTGA